In Collimonas arenae, a single genomic region encodes these proteins:
- a CDS encoding DUF1841 family protein — protein sequence MFNPSQDDVRRFFCETYRKQHANEILTPLEAIASDWLVQHPEYADDLKDVNAALSADYSVENGQTNPFLHLSMHLSIAEQISIDQPPGIKAVATALTQRLQSEHEAHHHIMECLGEMIWNSQRSGLPPDGAAYIDCIRKRI from the coding sequence ATGTTTAATCCCTCCCAAGACGATGTCCGCCGCTTCTTTTGCGAAACCTACCGCAAACAGCATGCCAATGAAATCCTGACGCCACTGGAAGCCATCGCCAGCGACTGGCTGGTGCAACATCCGGAATATGCAGACGACCTGAAAGACGTCAACGCCGCGCTGAGCGCCGATTATTCTGTAGAGAACGGGCAGACCAATCCCTTCCTGCACCTGTCGATGCACCTGTCGATCGCCGAGCAAATCTCGATCGACCAGCCACCGGGAATCAAGGCTGTAGCTACCGCCCTGACGCAACGGCTGCAGTCGGAACACGAAGCCCATCACCACATCATGGAATGCCTGGGTGAGATGATCTGGAACTCGCAGCGCAGCGGCCTGCCGCCGGATGGCGCTGCGTATATCGACTGCATCCGGAAGCGCATCTAG
- the nth gene encoding endonuclease III, with protein MNAENRREIFTRLRAALPHPTTELEYTSPFELLISVILSAQATDVSVNKATRKLYPVANTPAQIYALGIDGLIPYIQTIGLYRTKAKNVIETCRMLVALHDGQVPRTREQLEALPGVGRKTANVVLNTAFGVPTIAVDTHIFRVSNRTGIAPGKDVDAVEQKLMKLVPAEFLLDAHHWLILHGRYTCIARKPLCWNCSIADLCDFKTKTPLPEKGI; from the coding sequence ATGAATGCAGAAAACCGCCGGGAAATATTTACCCGTCTGCGCGCAGCGCTGCCGCATCCGACCACCGAACTGGAATACACGTCGCCGTTCGAATTGCTGATTTCGGTGATTCTGTCGGCGCAAGCGACCGACGTCTCGGTCAACAAGGCGACACGCAAGCTGTATCCAGTCGCCAACACGCCGGCGCAAATCTACGCGCTCGGCATCGATGGCTTGATTCCGTATATCCAGACCATCGGTCTGTATCGCACTAAAGCCAAGAATGTGATCGAAACCTGCCGCATGCTGGTGGCGCTGCATGATGGCCAGGTGCCGCGCACCCGCGAACAATTGGAAGCGCTGCCAGGCGTCGGCCGCAAGACCGCCAACGTGGTGCTCAATACCGCTTTCGGAGTGCCGACGATTGCCGTCGACACGCATATATTTCGGGTTTCCAACCGCACCGGAATTGCACCCGGTAAAGATGTCGATGCAGTCGAGCAAAAACTGATGAAACTGGTTCCCGCCGAATTCCTGCTGGACGCTCATCACTGGCTGATCCTGCATGGTCGCTATACTTGTATCGCGCGCAAACCGCTGTGCTGGAATTGCAGCATCGCCGACCTCTGTGACTTCAAGACAAAAACACCGTTGCCCGAAAAAGGGATATAA
- a CDS encoding methyl-accepting chemotaxis protein, which yields MRDNRPITSNEYVLQDQDAIVSKTDLHGNITYVNHDFIRVSGFSEQELLGAPQNIVRHPDMPAQAFADFWRTLKAGKAWTGMVKNRCKNGDFYWVEANAAPLFDNGRVIGYTSIRVKPGREQIRAAEAAYRDIQAGGNLLDVREGRVVTRSAFDGLAAFSQISVSARLGLGFGAIFILFIINALLSWLAPAAFDWSLAASVLGALCSICFGLNLHAGTIRRLQHMRQEIDQMSSGDLAGNIVARGDDEVSKISQSLRILQLNIKWLIVQIQQSTALVNTGAREIATGNLDLSARTESQASSLEQTASAMVQLTSTVKQNADNAQEANKLVVSTSDIAEKGGAAVHQVVATMGSIKASSHKIVDIISVIDGIAFQTNILALNAAVEAARAGEQGRGFAVVATEVRSLAQRSANAAKEIKTLIGDSVEKVETGSLLVDNAGKTMNEIVDSVKRAAAIMGEISSSSREQSIGIEQVNEAITQMDGITQQNATLVEQAANAAEAMLEQSATLTQLVGTFKLLPVSARTGNQPGTRARPTINLPVTKSSSLKKPALKPVVVTAIARPQKKIVGSAAEWDTF from the coding sequence ATGCGCGACAATCGTCCCATTACCAGCAATGAATATGTATTGCAGGATCAAGACGCCATCGTTTCCAAGACCGATTTGCATGGCAACATCACTTACGTCAATCACGACTTCATCCGCGTCAGCGGCTTCAGCGAACAAGAATTGCTAGGCGCACCGCAAAACATCGTGCGTCATCCGGATATGCCGGCGCAAGCGTTCGCCGATTTCTGGCGTACGCTCAAGGCAGGCAAGGCCTGGACCGGTATGGTCAAGAACCGTTGCAAGAATGGCGACTTCTATTGGGTTGAAGCAAATGCCGCTCCGCTGTTCGACAACGGCCGGGTGATTGGCTACACTTCGATCCGGGTCAAACCGGGCCGCGAGCAGATACGGGCTGCCGAAGCCGCTTACCGCGACATCCAGGCAGGCGGCAATCTGCTCGATGTTCGGGAAGGCCGGGTAGTTACCCGTTCCGCCTTCGACGGCCTGGCAGCATTCAGTCAAATTTCTGTCAGCGCTCGCCTGGGCTTGGGTTTCGGTGCAATTTTCATCCTGTTCATCATCAATGCCTTGCTGAGCTGGCTGGCGCCGGCGGCGTTCGACTGGTCGCTTGCCGCTTCGGTGCTGGGTGCGCTGTGTTCTATATGCTTCGGATTGAATTTGCACGCGGGAACCATCCGCCGCCTGCAGCACATGCGCCAGGAAATCGACCAGATGAGTTCCGGCGATCTGGCTGGCAATATCGTAGCGCGCGGCGACGACGAAGTGTCAAAGATCTCGCAATCTTTGCGCATACTGCAACTCAACATCAAATGGCTGATTGTGCAGATCCAGCAATCGACCGCCCTAGTGAATACCGGCGCGCGCGAAATCGCCACCGGCAATCTGGATTTGTCGGCACGCACTGAATCGCAGGCATCCAGTCTTGAGCAAACCGCTTCGGCGATGGTGCAGCTGACATCTACCGTCAAGCAAAATGCCGACAACGCACAAGAAGCCAACAAGCTGGTGGTGAGCACCTCCGATATCGCTGAAAAAGGCGGCGCAGCGGTACATCAAGTAGTGGCGACGATGGGCTCAATCAAAGCCAGTTCGCATAAAATCGTCGACATCATCAGCGTCATCGACGGTATTGCCTTTCAAACCAATATCCTGGCCTTGAACGCGGCGGTTGAAGCCGCACGCGCAGGCGAACAAGGCCGCGGCTTTGCAGTGGTCGCCACCGAAGTACGCAGCCTGGCGCAACGCAGCGCTAACGCGGCCAAGGAAATCAAGACCTTGATCGGCGATTCGGTTGAAAAAGTGGAAACCGGCAGCTTGCTCGTCGATAATGCCGGCAAGACCATGAATGAGATTGTCGACTCCGTCAAACGCGCCGCCGCCATCATGGGCGAAATTTCCTCTTCCAGCCGCGAGCAAAGCATTGGCATCGAACAGGTCAACGAAGCCATTACCCAGATGGATGGCATCACCCAGCAAAACGCGACGCTGGTCGAACAAGCCGCCAACGCAGCCGAAGCGATGCTGGAGCAGTCGGCGACGCTGACACAACTGGTCGGCACATTCAAACTGTTGCCGGTCAGCGCCAGGACAGGCAACCAGCCAGGTACGAGGGCCAGACCAACAATTAATCTGCCCGTGACAAAATCCAGCTCTTTAAAAAAACCGGCACTAAAGCCGGTTGTCGTCACTGCAATAGCAAGGCCGCAGAAAAAAATTGTCGGCAGCGCAGCAGAGTGGGATACGTTTTAA
- a CDS encoding CusA/CzcA family heavy metal efflux RND transporter — MFERIIRFSIEQRWLIMLAVFAMAALGIYNYQKLPIDAVPDITNVQVQINTAAPGYSPLETEQRVTFPIETVMSGLPHLQQTRSLSRYGLSQVTVIFKDGTDIYFARQLVNERIQEAKGKLPVGVAPAMGPISSGLGEIYLWTVEAREGAKKADGSAYTATDLREIQDWIIKPQLRNVSGVTEINSIGGFAKEYQVAPLPEKLASYGLTLQDIISALDRNNSNVGAGYIEKRGEQLLIRAPGQVSSMEDIRNIILGNVQGVPIRIRDVGEVDIGRELRTGAATENGREVVLGTVFMLIGENSRAVSQAVDRKMVEINRSLPVGVEAITVYDRTVLVDKAINTVKKNLLEGAILVIAILFLFLGNIRAAIITAMVIPLSMLFTFTGMVQYKVSANLLSLGALDFGIIIDGAVVIVENCVRRLAHAQAHHGRPLTRSQRFHEVFAASKEARRPLLFGQVIIMVVYLPIFALTGVEGKMFNPMALTVVIALVGAMILSITFIPAAVALFIGKRVSETENFLMRGAKRFYEPVLEWVMLRKPLVLGSALAVLLLSGVLATRLGSEFVPSLSEGDIAIQALRIPGTSLTQSLEMQKQIESTLKRQFPEIDRVFARTGTAEIASDPMPPNISDGYIMLKPEDSWPKPKKSRPELLAAIQEAANNVPGNNYEFSQPIQLRFNELISGVRSDVAVKIFGDDMTALNDTADKVSKVLGKINGATEVKIEQTSGLPMLTVNIDRDKTARYGLNVSDVQDVVATAIGGKEAGTMFQGDRRFDIVVRLPENLRSDLEAFKRLPISLPRNANGEGRTNYIPLAEVASLELAPGPNQISRENGKRRIVVSANVRGRDIGSFVAEAEDKLQQQVKIPAGYWTSWGGQFEQLQSATQRLQIVIPVALLLVFTLLFAMFGNIKDGLLVFSGIPFALTGGIVALWLRGIPLSISAAVGFIALCGVAVLNGLVMIAFIRSLREEGRSLNLAIREGALTRLRPVLMTALVASLGFVPMAIATGTGAEVQRPLATVVIGGILSSTILTLLVLPILYQLFHRHDEDDPQPATGEAVVRH; from the coding sequence ATGTTTGAACGCATCATACGATTTTCGATCGAGCAGCGCTGGCTGATCATGCTGGCGGTGTTTGCGATGGCAGCACTAGGTATCTACAATTATCAGAAACTACCGATTGACGCGGTGCCGGATATCACCAATGTACAGGTGCAGATCAATACCGCAGCGCCTGGCTATTCACCTCTGGAAACTGAACAACGGGTGACTTTTCCGATAGAAACGGTCATGTCGGGCTTGCCGCATCTGCAGCAGACGCGCTCCTTGTCGCGCTATGGCTTGTCTCAGGTGACGGTGATTTTCAAGGATGGGACGGACATCTATTTCGCCCGCCAGCTGGTCAATGAGAGGATCCAGGAAGCCAAAGGAAAATTGCCGGTCGGCGTAGCGCCGGCAATGGGGCCGATTTCCAGCGGACTGGGCGAAATCTACTTGTGGACGGTGGAAGCCAGGGAGGGCGCGAAGAAAGCCGATGGCAGCGCCTACACGGCGACCGATCTGCGGGAAATCCAGGACTGGATCATCAAGCCGCAATTGCGCAATGTCAGCGGCGTCACGGAAATCAATTCGATCGGCGGCTTTGCCAAGGAATACCAGGTAGCGCCGCTGCCGGAGAAGCTGGCTTCGTATGGCCTGACCTTGCAAGATATCATCTCGGCGCTGGACCGCAACAACAGCAACGTCGGCGCAGGCTATATTGAAAAGCGCGGCGAACAGTTGTTGATACGGGCGCCGGGTCAAGTCAGCTCGATGGAAGACATCCGTAACATCATCCTTGGCAATGTGCAGGGCGTGCCGATTCGTATCCGCGATGTCGGCGAGGTCGATATCGGGCGTGAGTTGCGTACTGGCGCGGCCACCGAAAACGGTCGCGAAGTAGTACTGGGGACGGTCTTCATGCTGATCGGCGAGAACAGCCGCGCGGTCTCGCAGGCGGTCGACCGCAAGATGGTGGAAATCAACCGAAGCTTGCCGGTTGGCGTCGAGGCCATCACGGTGTATGACCGCACGGTGCTGGTTGACAAGGCGATCAACACCGTCAAGAAGAACCTGCTGGAAGGCGCCATCCTGGTGATCGCGATTCTGTTCCTGTTCCTCGGAAATATACGCGCTGCCATCATTACGGCGATGGTGATTCCGCTGTCGATGCTGTTTACTTTTACCGGCATGGTCCAGTACAAGGTCAGCGCCAATTTGCTCAGCCTGGGGGCGCTGGATTTCGGCATCATCATTGATGGCGCGGTGGTTATCGTCGAAAATTGCGTCCGCCGCCTGGCCCATGCGCAAGCGCATCATGGCCGGCCTTTGACGCGTAGTCAGCGTTTCCACGAAGTGTTTGCGGCGTCGAAGGAGGCTCGCCGTCCGCTGTTGTTTGGCCAGGTCATCATCATGGTGGTCTATCTGCCAATCTTTGCCCTCACTGGCGTTGAAGGGAAGATGTTCAATCCGATGGCGCTGACAGTTGTGATTGCCCTGGTCGGCGCAATGATATTGTCGATTACCTTCATTCCTGCGGCGGTGGCTTTGTTCATCGGCAAGCGCGTCTCGGAAACGGAAAATTTCCTGATGCGCGGCGCCAAGCGGTTCTATGAGCCGGTGCTGGAATGGGTCATGCTGCGCAAGCCGTTGGTTCTGGGCAGCGCGTTGGCGGTGTTGCTGCTGTCCGGCGTGCTGGCGACGCGTCTGGGCAGTGAATTCGTACCTAGCCTGAGCGAGGGCGATATCGCGATCCAGGCTCTGCGTATTCCGGGTACAAGTCTGACGCAATCGCTGGAGATGCAAAAGCAAATCGAGAGTACGCTGAAGCGGCAGTTTCCTGAAATCGATCGCGTATTCGCCCGCACCGGCACGGCGGAAATCGCCTCCGATCCGATGCCGCCGAATATATCCGACGGCTATATCATGCTCAAGCCCGAAGATAGCTGGCCCAAGCCGAAGAAATCACGACCAGAGTTGCTGGCGGCCATCCAGGAAGCGGCCAACAATGTGCCAGGCAATAACTACGAGTTTTCCCAACCGATCCAGCTGCGCTTCAATGAACTTATCTCCGGCGTGCGTAGTGATGTCGCTGTCAAGATTTTCGGCGACGACATGACCGCCTTGAATGACACCGCTGACAAAGTGTCGAAGGTGCTGGGCAAGATCAACGGCGCGACCGAAGTCAAGATTGAACAGACTTCCGGCCTGCCGATGCTGACCGTGAATATCGATCGTGACAAGACCGCGCGCTATGGCCTCAATGTATCGGATGTGCAGGACGTGGTAGCTACCGCAATCGGCGGCAAGGAAGCCGGCACCATGTTCCAGGGCGACCGTCGCTTCGATATCGTGGTGCGTTTGCCGGAAAACCTGCGCAGCGATCTGGAAGCCTTCAAACGGCTGCCGATTTCTTTACCACGCAATGCAAACGGAGAAGGGCGTACCAATTACATTCCGCTGGCGGAAGTGGCCAGCCTGGAACTGGCGCCGGGGCCAAATCAGATCAGCCGTGAAAATGGCAAGCGGCGGATAGTCGTGAGCGCGAATGTACGTGGCCGGGATATCGGCTCGTTTGTAGCCGAGGCGGAAGACAAGCTGCAGCAGCAAGTCAAGATTCCGGCCGGTTACTGGACTAGCTGGGGCGGCCAGTTCGAGCAACTGCAATCGGCGACACAGCGCCTGCAGATCGTGATTCCGGTGGCCTTGCTGTTGGTATTTACCTTGTTGTTTGCCATGTTCGGCAATATCAAGGATGGCTTGCTGGTGTTCAGCGGCATTCCATTCGCCTTGACAGGAGGTATCGTTGCCCTGTGGCTGCGTGGCATACCCTTGTCGATTTCGGCGGCGGTCGGTTTCATAGCACTGTGCGGCGTTGCAGTACTGAACGGGTTGGTGATGATTGCTTTTATCCGCAGTTTGCGGGAGGAGGGTCGCTCCCTGAATCTGGCGATCAGGGAAGGGGCGTTGACCCGTTTGCGGCCAGTGCTGATGACGGCGTTGGTGGCGTCGCTCGGTTTTGTGCCGATGGCCATTGCAACCGGTACTGGCGCTGAAGTGCAGCGACCGCTGGCGACGGTGGTGATAGGCGGGATTTTGTCATCAACCATTCTGACCTTGCTGGTGCTGCCGATCCTGTACCAGTTGTTCCATCGCCACGATGAAGACGATCCACAACCTGCAACCGGGGAAGCGGTCGTTCGGCATTGA
- a CDS encoding efflux RND transporter periplasmic adaptor subunit, producing MKINLNKNKVITAIVVFLVLIAGGLYLGNDTKTGQETKEDTHRDAVAHGDGEHHGEQAAEKHGHANEHADGEHHSQTEAIGAKGPNGGRLFTNGKLALEVNMAEAAGEARFQARLFNDGKALAPAGATLTLELVRQDGSIENIAFAPQGSYLSSTVAIAEPHVFDARFKLQYGEQMLQAELSQEEGKIELSDAKVAASGVKLESAAAARVRTAITLPGEIRPNEDKTAHVVPRLAGVVEQVAVNLGQQVKRGQLLAVVASTGLAEQRSELLAAQKRYSFARITYDREKKLWEEKISAEQDYQQAHQIMNEAEIAVQNARQKLNVFGTGAGSGGVLNRYEIRAPFDGLVTEKHIALGEAVAAEASIFTISDLSTVWAEIIVPAKDLNLVRLGEKVKISATAFDSTASGNISYVGALLGEQTRTAKARVTLANPNMAWRPGLFVNVDVVSSDVEVAVAVQPQAIQNLEGKQVVFVRIADGFMVQPVTTGRADNQQVEIVKGLKAGTRYAADGSYVLKSELGKSTAEHAH from the coding sequence ATGAAAATTAATTTGAATAAAAACAAGGTCATCACCGCCATCGTCGTCTTTCTTGTACTGATAGCGGGTGGGCTGTATCTGGGTAACGACACCAAAACCGGCCAGGAAACCAAGGAAGATACGCATCGCGATGCGGTTGCGCATGGCGACGGCGAACATCATGGCGAGCAGGCTGCTGAGAAACATGGTCATGCAAACGAACATGCGGACGGCGAGCATCATTCGCAAACAGAAGCAATCGGCGCCAAGGGGCCGAATGGCGGGAGATTGTTCACCAACGGCAAGCTGGCGCTGGAAGTGAATATGGCGGAAGCCGCGGGAGAAGCGCGCTTCCAAGCCCGCTTGTTCAACGATGGCAAGGCGCTAGCTCCAGCCGGGGCAACATTGACACTCGAACTGGTGCGGCAGGACGGCAGCATCGAGAATATCGCCTTTGCGCCGCAGGGCAGCTATCTCAGCAGCACCGTGGCGATCGCTGAACCGCATGTATTCGACGCCAGGTTCAAGCTGCAATATGGCGAGCAAATGCTGCAAGCGGAGCTGTCGCAAGAAGAAGGCAAGATTGAGCTGAGCGACGCCAAGGTCGCGGCCTCTGGCGTCAAACTGGAAAGCGCCGCTGCTGCGCGGGTGAGGACAGCCATCACCTTGCCAGGTGAAATTCGTCCTAATGAAGACAAGACCGCGCACGTTGTACCGCGTCTGGCAGGCGTAGTGGAGCAGGTCGCCGTCAACCTCGGGCAGCAGGTCAAGCGAGGACAATTGCTGGCGGTGGTAGCGAGCACTGGCCTGGCGGAACAGCGCAGCGAACTGTTGGCGGCGCAGAAGCGCTATAGCTTTGCCCGCATCACTTACGATCGCGAAAAAAAATTGTGGGAAGAAAAAATATCAGCGGAGCAGGACTACCAGCAAGCGCACCAGATCATGAATGAGGCGGAGATCGCTGTGCAGAACGCCCGGCAGAAATTGAATGTATTTGGCACCGGCGCTGGTAGCGGAGGCGTCTTGAATCGCTATGAAATCCGGGCGCCGTTCGATGGCCTGGTAACGGAAAAACACATTGCATTAGGCGAGGCTGTGGCCGCCGAAGCCAGCATTTTCACCATTTCCGACCTGTCCACCGTATGGGCGGAAATTATTGTTCCGGCCAAAGATTTGAACCTGGTGCGTCTTGGGGAAAAGGTCAAGATAAGCGCTACGGCCTTTGACTCGACGGCCAGCGGCAATATTTCCTATGTAGGCGCGTTGCTGGGTGAACAGACCCGCACCGCCAAGGCCAGGGTCACCCTGGCTAATCCGAACATGGCCTGGCGTCCGGGACTGTTCGTCAACGTCGATGTGGTTTCCAGCGATGTCGAGGTGGCTGTAGCCGTGCAGCCGCAAGCGATCCAAAACCTGGAGGGCAAGCAGGTGGTGTTTGTCCGCATCGCAGACGGCTTCATGGTGCAGCCGGTGACCACAGGGCGCGCAGATAACCAGCAGGTCGAGATCGTCAAGGGACTCAAGGCCGGTACGCGGTACGCGGCGGACGGTAGTTACGTTCTCAAATCGGAACTCGGAAAAAGCACCGCCGAACATGCGCATTAA
- a CDS encoding TolC family protein, giving the protein MNKFFLPLSLAVLACQPALAQDAVAAQPSINYTLPLLSAAELAGPLTLQQALSQAFKGNPDLAAAALEVKAVEASILQAGARPNPELATVLEDTRKATRTTTVQLNQRLELGGKRDSRIKAAEKGRDAAQSDYLAKRADIQAVVVGVYFAALEAQENQQLLQSSLQLAQRASDITAKRVAAGKVAPIEATKARVAEAGVRVELQQANSSLGIARRALAATWGDAEPAFSSVDGHINELPALPDLDVMLERLQNSPAFLKTRVEVERRQALVQLERSRRIPDVTVSIGGKRVEESRLNQMIFGLSIPIPVFDRNQGNLQEALQRADKARDELRGAQLRLDGELRDAFERLKLGRQQVEALQGEILPAAQNAYETATKGFELGKFSFLEVLDAQRVLFQAKSQALRAIAETHRAATEIERVVGSSPSTDSL; this is encoded by the coding sequence ATGAATAAGTTTTTTTTGCCGCTCAGTTTAGCGGTGCTAGCGTGTCAGCCGGCTTTGGCGCAAGACGCTGTGGCGGCGCAGCCAAGCATCAACTACACGCTGCCGCTTCTCAGCGCCGCCGAACTGGCGGGGCCGTTGACGCTGCAGCAAGCGCTGTCGCAAGCGTTCAAGGGCAACCCCGATCTGGCTGCTGCCGCGCTGGAAGTCAAAGCGGTAGAGGCATCTATTCTGCAAGCCGGGGCGAGACCTAATCCGGAACTTGCTACCGTGCTGGAAGACACCCGCAAGGCGACCCGTACCACTACCGTGCAGCTGAATCAGAGGCTGGAACTGGGCGGCAAGCGCGACTCCCGCATCAAAGCGGCGGAAAAGGGCCGTGACGCAGCGCAATCCGACTATCTGGCGAAGCGCGCCGACATCCAGGCGGTGGTGGTCGGTGTGTACTTCGCTGCACTGGAAGCGCAAGAAAATCAGCAACTGCTGCAAAGTTCCTTGCAACTGGCGCAACGCGCCAGCGACATTACGGCGAAGCGCGTCGCCGCCGGCAAGGTGGCGCCCATCGAAGCCACCAAGGCGCGCGTCGCCGAGGCGGGTGTGCGGGTCGAATTGCAGCAGGCGAATAGTAGCCTGGGTATTGCCCGGCGAGCACTGGCGGCGACCTGGGGCGATGCCGAGCCAGCCTTTTCCAGCGTCGATGGCCATATCAATGAATTGCCTGCGCTGCCTGACCTAGACGTCATGTTGGAGCGTTTGCAGAATTCCCCAGCTTTTCTGAAAACCCGGGTCGAAGTCGAGCGCCGCCAAGCGTTGGTTCAGCTTGAACGCAGCCGCCGCATTCCGGATGTCACAGTCAGTATTGGCGGTAAAAGGGTAGAGGAAAGTCGGCTGAACCAGATGATTTTCGGGCTGTCGATTCCGATTCCAGTGTTTGACCGTAATCAAGGCAATCTGCAGGAAGCCCTGCAGCGCGCCGACAAGGCGCGCGACGAGTTGCGTGGAGCACAGTTGCGGCTGGATGGAGAGTTGCGCGACGCCTTTGAGCGGCTCAAGCTGGGGCGCCAGCAAGTGGAGGCTTTGCAAGGTGAGATTCTTCCCGCCGCGCAAAATGCTTACGAGACAGCGACCAAAGGCTTCGAACTCGGCAAATTCAGCTTCCTGGAAGTACTGGACGCGCAGCGCGTACTGTTCCAGGCCAAATCCCAGGCGCTGCGGGCAATCGCAGAAACCCATCGTGCGGCCACCGAGATTGAGCGTGTGGTGGGCAGCTCTCCGTCAACCGACTCTTTGTAA
- a CDS encoding DUF4148 domain-containing protein: MNIKQMTVFFASMAMAGSVVASAPVAEKTRADVLRELEQARAAGQMSVPDAQYPRLADGASKSGMAAPSAAITDCKTHRNIDPVYSGA; the protein is encoded by the coding sequence ATGAATATCAAACAAATGACCGTATTTTTCGCTTCTATGGCCATGGCCGGTAGCGTCGTGGCATCCGCACCGGTTGCGGAAAAGACCCGCGCCGACGTACTGCGCGAGCTGGAACAAGCCCGCGCCGCTGGCCAGATGTCGGTGCCGGATGCGCAATACCCGCGGCTAGCAGATGGCGCCAGCAAGAGCGGAATGGCAGCGCCGTCAGCCGCTATCACGGATTGCAAAACCCACAGAAATATCGATCCGGTTTACTCGGGAGCCTGA
- a CDS encoding heavy metal response regulator transcription factor, protein MRILLVEDEPKAGEYLRKGLTESGYVVDWVRTGTDGLHYATTEDYNLIVLDVMLPGLDGWQVIHELRKSHSTPVLFLTARDEVDDRIKGLELGADDYLVKPFAFAELVARIRTLLRRGPIRESDTLQIANMEIDVMKRRVTRNGERIDLTTKEFSLLYLMAKRQHEVLSRSLIASQVWDMNFDSDTNVVDVAIRRLRIKIDEPYAQPLIHTVRGMGYVLEDRA, encoded by the coding sequence ATGCGTATCCTGTTGGTAGAAGATGAACCCAAGGCCGGTGAATACCTGCGTAAAGGCTTGACCGAATCCGGCTACGTGGTCGATTGGGTGCGTACCGGCACCGACGGGCTGCATTACGCGACCACGGAAGACTACAACCTGATCGTGCTGGACGTCATGCTGCCAGGCCTGGACGGCTGGCAGGTAATTCATGAATTGCGCAAAAGCCACTCAACCCCGGTATTGTTCCTGACTGCGCGCGATGAAGTCGACGACCGCATCAAGGGCCTGGAACTGGGCGCAGACGACTATCTGGTCAAGCCCTTCGCATTTGCCGAACTGGTAGCTCGCATTCGTACCTTGTTGCGACGAGGACCAATCCGCGAATCCGATACCTTGCAAATCGCGAATATGGAAATCGACGTCATGAAACGCCGCGTCACCCGCAATGGCGAGCGAATCGACCTCACTACCAAAGAGTTCTCCCTGCTCTACCTGATGGCCAAGCGCCAGCACGAAGTCTTGTCACGCTCGCTGATTGCATCACAGGTGTGGGACATGAATTTCGACAGCGATACGAATGTCGTCGACGTCGCTATCCGCCGCCTTCGCATCAAGATTGACGAGCCCTATGCGCAGCCGTTGATTCACACCGTGCGCGGCATGGGCTACGTGCTGGAGGACCGCGCTTGA
- a CDS encoding VIT1/CCC1 transporter family protein, producing MQHSHPHTEHHFEASDTVRDIVIGMADGLTVPFALAAGISGAAVGIDIIVTAGVAEIAAGSIAMGLGGYLAGRTQRQHYYAERAREEEEILNVPHRERKEVIDIMAQYGVTKQECEPMLAGLERNPIAWRDFMMRFELGLEEPQAGAARKSAITIALSYLVGGLIPLAPYILMHSIPEALTASTVITLVALFAFGYLKGSITGTGALKSALQTLMVGGLAAAAAFSIARLIS from the coding sequence ATGCAGCATTCACATCCGCATACCGAACATCATTTCGAAGCCAGCGACACCGTACGCGATATCGTCATCGGCATGGCCGATGGCCTGACCGTGCCGTTTGCGCTGGCCGCAGGCATCAGCGGGGCGGCGGTCGGCATCGATATCATCGTCACCGCCGGTGTCGCCGAAATTGCCGCCGGCTCAATCGCCATGGGATTGGGCGGTTACCTGGCCGGCCGCACCCAACGTCAGCATTACTATGCAGAGCGCGCAAGGGAAGAGGAAGAAATCCTCAATGTGCCGCATCGCGAACGCAAGGAAGTGATCGACATCATGGCGCAATACGGCGTCACCAAGCAAGAATGCGAACCGATGCTGGCTGGCCTGGAGCGCAACCCGATTGCCTGGCGCGATTTCATGATGCGCTTTGAACTGGGCCTGGAAGAACCGCAAGCAGGCGCCGCCAGGAAGAGCGCGATTACCATCGCCCTGTCCTACCTGGTCGGCGGCCTGATTCCGCTGGCCCCGTACATTCTCATGCATTCGATTCCCGAAGCGCTGACCGCTTCCACCGTGATCACGCTGGTGGCGCTGTTTGCGTTTGGCTACCTGAAAGGCAGCATCACCGGTACCGGCGCCCTCAAATCTGCGCTGCAAACCTTGATGGTAGGCGGCCTGGCCGCCGCCGCCGCATTCTCCATCGCCAGGCTGATCAGTTAA